A stretch of the Planktothricoides raciborskii GIHE-MW2 genome encodes the following:
- the acs gene encoding acetate--CoA ligase: protein MTETAIESVLHEERLFHPPVELSKNAHIKSLEDYHRIYDQAKADPEKFWADLAEKELHWFEKWDKVLDWQPPFAKWFVGGKLNISYNCLDRHLTNGRADKPALIWEGEPGDSLTFTYRELHREVCLMANALKHLGVGKGDRVGIYMPMIPEAAIAMLACARIGAPHTVVFGGFSAEALHSRLEDAQAKLVITADGGWRKDLIVPLKEQVDKAIADNAVPTLKHVLVVERTGQEVHMEGDRDHWWHELKTQVSDDCPAEPMDSEDMLFILYTSGTTGKPKGVVHTTGGYNLYTHITTKWIFDLQENDIYWCTADVGWITGHSYIVYGPLSNGATTLMYEGAPRPSNPGCFWDVVQKYRVTIFYTAPTAIRLFMKMGEHLPKARDLSSLRLLGTVGEPINPAAWMWYHRVIGGEKCAIVDTWWQTETGGIMITPLPGATPTKPGSATLPFPGIIADVVDLDGNSVGANQGGYLVIKHPWPSMIRNVYGNPERFRSTYWDPIAPIDGQSVYFAGDGARQDPDSYFWVMGRVDDVISVAGHRLGTMEIESALVSHESVAEAAVVGKPSDIKGEEIVAFVTLEGSYDPSEELEKELKDHVVNEIGALARPSEIKFCDALPKTRSGKIMRRLLRNLAAGQEVAGDTSTLEDRGVLDKLRSEA, encoded by the coding sequence ATGACTGAAACAGCGATTGAATCGGTTCTACACGAAGAGCGTTTATTTCATCCCCCGGTTGAACTCTCAAAAAACGCTCATATTAAAAGCCTGGAAGACTATCACCGGATTTACGACCAAGCCAAAGCTGACCCAGAAAAATTTTGGGCTGATTTAGCAGAAAAAGAGTTGCACTGGTTTGAAAAATGGGACAAGGTGTTAGACTGGCAGCCCCCTTTTGCCAAATGGTTTGTGGGTGGCAAGTTGAATATTTCCTACAATTGTCTCGATCGCCATTTGACTAATGGACGGGCTGATAAACCGGCGTTGATTTGGGAAGGAGAACCGGGAGATTCTCTCACTTTTACTTATCGCGAATTGCATCGGGAAGTTTGCCTGATGGCTAATGCCCTGAAACATTTGGGGGTGGGCAAAGGCGACCGTGTGGGCATTTATATGCCGATGATTCCCGAAGCGGCGATCGCCATGTTAGCTTGTGCGCGAATCGGGGCGCCTCATACGGTGGTATTTGGCGGATTCAGCGCCGAAGCTTTGCACAGTCGTCTGGAAGATGCCCAAGCAAAATTGGTGATTACTGCTGATGGTGGCTGGCGCAAGGATCTGATTGTGCCGTTGAAAGAACAAGTGGATAAGGCGATCGCTGATAACGCCGTCCCCACCCTGAAGCACGTCCTGGTGGTGGAGCGCACCGGGCAAGAAGTCCACATGGAAGGCGATCGCGACCATTGGTGGCATGAACTGAAAACCCAGGTTAGCGATGATTGTCCCGCAGAACCAATGGATAGTGAAGATATGCTCTTCATTCTCTACACCTCCGGGACAACGGGCAAACCCAAAGGGGTCGTCCATACCACGGGCGGTTACAACCTCTATACCCATATCACCACCAAGTGGATCTTTGACCTGCAAGAAAACGATATTTACTGGTGTACCGCTGACGTAGGCTGGATTACCGGACATAGCTATATTGTCTATGGCCCATTGTCCAACGGGGCGACAACCCTCATGTATGAAGGGGCGCCGCGTCCTTCCAACCCCGGTTGTTTTTGGGATGTGGTGCAAAAATATCGCGTCACCATTTTCTACACCGCCCCCACCGCCATTCGGCTATTTATGAAAATGGGCGAACACCTGCCCAAAGCTCGAGACTTATCCTCTTTACGGTTACTCGGCACCGTCGGCGAACCGATTAACCCAGCCGCTTGGATGTGGTATCACCGGGTGATTGGCGGCGAAAAATGTGCGATCGTGGATACCTGGTGGCAAACCGAAACTGGCGGGATTATGATTACCCCCTTACCCGGCGCCACTCCCACAAAACCCGGTTCAGCCACCCTGCCCTTCCCCGGCATTATCGCTGACGTGGTGGATTTAGACGGCAATTCCGTGGGTGCCAACCAAGGCGGCTATTTAGTCATCAAGCATCCTTGGCCCAGCATGATTCGTAATGTTTACGGCAACCCGGAACGCTTCCGCAGTACCTACTGGGATCCAATCGCCCCCATCGATGGCCAATCCGTTTACTTTGCCGGAGATGGTGCCCGTCAAGACCCCGATAGTTACTTCTGGGTCATGGGTCGCGTAGACGATGTAATTAGTGTTGCCGGACACCGTTTGGGCACAATGGAAATCGAATCGGCCCTAGTGTCTCACGAATCCGTTGCCGAAGCCGCAGTAGTCGGCAAACCCAGCGATATCAAAGGAGAAGAAATTGTCGCCTTTGTCACCCTGGAAGGCAGCTACGACCCCAGCGAGGAGTTGGAAAAAGAACTCAAAGACCATGTGGTGAATGAAATCGGCGCCCTCGCCCGTCCGTCGGAAATTAAATTCTGTGACGCTTTGCCCAAGACTCGTTCTGGGAAAATTATGCGGCGCTTATTACGGAATTTGGCCGCCGGTCAAGAAGTCGCTGGGGATACTTCTACCCTGGAAGACCGTGGCGTTCTGGATAAATTACGCAGTGAAGCATAA
- a CDS encoding helicase encodes MTIAENLGRLFEVGFNLGILAYIEHQQIPHHFGDLYRHDLEQLKLPKIVQKMIDSDSLISDLNIQIVEKWSQYFLKKGFLGGLNFFREYLQATGWSPQGRRKTQDLEILYYQCSFCNNNSMQSYEKSDRQEFTDLLSQFGELENIDALISQYSGKGEFLQGDTLLLLRYKNQYRILCVDLSTFSVKSAADLAPLDDVEVLRRMLMTEIKYIRSKSVFSKLRIDTGNSEYLRGDFSKDLAQYFTAFKRKDKETAKLIQAGSYIHSFYGFLQKQGQKHQILPDDADVVFNVVGYSDRHLSTLSLRPENLDILATFAQIYKHEPKHQEIQNARRKVLQLIQRNAAKSFIDGKQLIQELSTKPLEASINSITKITHTEKIDNFFNSLGIIPDELATQLNVTPGATLRNAHAELIQQALLSDNTYIFLTGNPGIGKTTAIANFLKSRKDQDGDDGYLFLYVSPRKQVNLDLIEKFKSDRRDSISGSAARNRPTENPGKLSDSRIFAINSNSAIIKDNLGRPTVQYYSDARQDNFRLKQVDFINAAAISSEDSRLSDRRSQKRLHQIADDQIRDRGEKKAGVLFSLCEGIHSLINEQISNQIVATVSIQSLRVNPPREPGQQNFTPAVDTLRHLDNIFKGAYNSRDKKVIPEKMREIAQRIKHIFIMIDEITGDDSGANFLKGISQFLTKFKLTEYGFNVKIIVADASIVEKEVITQHLAQTTPEPDKIYFRMAKQAAAPLSVQNFVFNKRQAKVLRTADAIAINANSYPASCLNITYQLFIQCVKFDPNPLKDKTNQLGQAVQSQINADIQRLLDDANCGQILVYIQDKKRLEELIDKIRQNRGEFTHVGAKHSGKEFLKEASKVSPECFAPTAKIRQNRGEFTPNTDYLEIHANLSEADKQKISQYKQDAKVVFMTSSASRGLSFPKATHILVEIPRFQIERNLMEVIQVIYRARGEYLENGVKQTIDTQEKQLIFYLSETAVYYPDANDISDLIIPIQESILNLLNILIILKLSIMTRIVGAGILGRKQVMMIPIGGKSVTAAGATFTSIMTNLIREMKNEHRRKPSHKNLEEVYHSLQQILSRAEFVLHHDRDLVDPVKNQVSSYLQLREKFNSNFAKLCQRLDNLLALGNIEPGILTGNLLVVQINQKLEETYQIRLEEQIRRYATKDLVEKMWAISKSNQYPDNLRSQIRDGAMELVNLLRGDINKTQWFELTSQNSDQYYALPLFVFISGETLREYFKSQPEEEAEREFRSLLSRYVHSLYPAYNTLPIGRQYAEFPFLIFRSYSLAEMRVNMFSDRYLLNSHELNAVNLILSKDEANS; translated from the coding sequence ATGACGATCGCAGAAAATCTCGGACGATTATTTGAAGTAGGCTTTAATCTGGGGATTCTGGCTTATATAGAACACCAGCAAATCCCGCACCATTTTGGCGATTTATATCGCCACGATCTAGAACAGCTTAAGTTACCGAAAATAGTGCAGAAGATGATTGACTCTGATAGTCTGATTAGTGACTTGAATATTCAAATTGTGGAAAAATGGAGTCAGTATTTTCTCAAAAAAGGTTTTTTAGGTGGTTTAAATTTTTTCCGAGAATATTTGCAAGCGACGGGATGGAGTCCCCAAGGGCGCCGCAAAACCCAAGATTTAGAAATTCTATATTATCAGTGTAGCTTTTGCAATAATAACAGTATGCAAAGCTATGAAAAGAGCGATCGCCAAGAATTTACCGATCTATTATCTCAGTTTGGTGAATTAGAAAATATCGATGCTTTAATTAGCCAATATTCCGGGAAAGGAGAATTTTTGCAAGGGGATACTTTGCTGCTGTTGCGTTATAAAAATCAATACCGGATTCTCTGTGTGGATTTATCTACATTTTCCGTAAAATCTGCCGCTGATTTAGCCCCCCTTGATGATGTGGAAGTGTTACGGCGAATGTTGATGACCGAAATTAAGTATATTCGCTCAAAAAGTGTGTTTTCTAAGCTGCGAATTGATACGGGAAATTCTGAATATCTCAGAGGTGATTTTTCTAAAGATTTAGCCCAATATTTTACCGCTTTTAAACGCAAGGATAAGGAAACTGCTAAGTTGATTCAAGCGGGTTCATATATCCATAGTTTTTATGGCTTTTTACAGAAACAGGGACAAAAACATCAGATATTGCCCGATGATGCGGATGTGGTGTTTAATGTGGTGGGATACAGCGATCGCCACCTAAGTACCCTATCCCTTCGCCCTGAAAATTTGGATATTTTGGCCACCTTTGCCCAGATTTATAAACATGAACCAAAACACCAAGAAATTCAAAATGCCCGTCGGAAAGTTTTGCAGTTAATTCAACGCAATGCCGCTAAGAGTTTTATCGATGGCAAACAGTTGATTCAGGAGTTATCCACTAAACCCCTGGAAGCGTCAATTAATTCTATTACTAAGATAACTCATACAGAAAAAATTGATAATTTTTTTAATTCTTTGGGTATTATACCCGATGAGTTAGCTACTCAGCTAAATGTCACCCCAGGGGCAACTCTGAGAAATGCCCATGCTGAACTAATTCAACAAGCTTTATTATCTGACAATACTTATATTTTTTTAACCGGAAATCCGGGGATTGGCAAGACAACCGCGATCGCCAATTTCTTGAAAAGCCGTAAAGACCAAGACGGTGACGATGGTTACTTATTCCTTTATGTCAGTCCCCGGAAACAAGTTAACCTAGATTTGATTGAAAAGTTTAAAAGCGATCGCCGCGATTCCATTTCCGGATCCGCTGCGCGGAATCGCCCCACAGAAAATCCGGGCAAATTATCAGATTCTCGGATATTTGCGATTAACAGTAACTCAGCAATAATCAAGGATAACTTAGGTCGTCCCACGGTGCAATATTATTCTGATGCACGTCAAGATAATTTTCGCCTTAAACAAGTTGATTTTATCAACGCTGCGGCTATTTCTTCTGAAGATAGCCGTTTAAGCGATCGCCGTTCTCAGAAACGCTTACACCAAATTGCCGATGACCAAATTCGCGATCGCGGGGAAAAGAAAGCCGGAGTTTTGTTTAGTCTTTGCGAAGGCATTCATAGCTTAATCAATGAACAGATATCCAACCAAATCGTCGCCACGGTTTCCATTCAATCATTGCGAGTAAATCCCCCAAGAGAACCAGGGCAGCAAAACTTCACTCCAGCGGTGGATACTTTACGCCATTTGGACAATATTTTTAAAGGGGCATACAACTCACGGGATAAGAAAGTAATTCCCGAAAAGATGCGGGAAATTGCCCAGCGAATTAAGCATATATTTATAATGATTGATGAAATCACCGGGGATGATAGCGGGGCTAATTTTCTTAAAGGCATCAGCCAATTTTTAACCAAATTTAAATTAACTGAATATGGGTTTAATGTTAAAATAATTGTGGCCGATGCGTCGATTGTGGAAAAGGAAGTAATTACCCAACATCTTGCCCAAACTACCCCAGAACCGGATAAGATTTATTTTCGGATGGCCAAACAAGCGGCAGCCCCTTTATCGGTGCAGAATTTTGTGTTTAATAAGCGACAAGCGAAAGTGCTCCGCACCGCTGACGCGATCGCAATTAATGCCAACTCTTACCCCGCTAGTTGCTTAAACATTACTTATCAATTATTTATCCAATGTGTCAAATTCGATCCCAACCCATTAAAAGATAAAACTAATCAACTCGGTCAAGCCGTCCAAAGTCAGATTAATGCCGACATTCAACGGTTATTAGATGACGCCAACTGCGGCCAAATATTAGTCTATATTCAAGACAAAAAACGCTTAGAAGAACTGATTGATAAAATTCGCCAAAATCGGGGAGAATTTACCCATGTAGGGGCGAAGCATTCGGGCAAAGAATTTCTTAAAGAAGCAAGCAAAGTTAGCCCCGAATGCTTCGCCCCTACTGCCAAAATTCGCCAAAATCGGGGAGAATTTACCCCGAATACGGATTACCTAGAAATTCACGCTAACCTATCAGAAGCGGATAAGCAGAAAATTAGCCAATATAAGCAAGATGCCAAGGTTGTTTTTATGACTTCTTCGGCTAGTCGCGGCTTATCTTTTCCCAAGGCAACTCATATCCTGGTAGAAATTCCTCGGTTTCAAATTGAACGTAATTTAATGGAAGTAATTCAGGTAATTTATCGGGCAAGAGGTGAATATTTAGAAAATGGTGTAAAGCAAACTATTGACACTCAAGAAAAACAGCTAATATTTTATTTATCAGAAACAGCAGTTTATTATCCTGATGCTAACGATATTTCCGACTTAATAATACCCATTCAGGAAAGTATCTTAAATTTGTTGAATATTTTGATTATTCTCAAGCTATCGATTATGACTCGAATTGTCGGGGCGGGAATATTGGGTCGAAAACAGGTAATGATGATTCCCATTGGCGGAAAATCTGTCACCGCAGCGGGCGCTACTTTTACCAGTATTATGACTAATTTAATCCGGGAAATGAAGAACGAACACCGTCGCAAACCCAGTCATAAAAACCTAGAAGAAGTTTATCACAGCTTGCAACAAATTCTCAGTCGGGCTGAGTTTGTGTTGCATCACGATCGCGATCTGGTTGACCCAGTGAAAAACCAGGTATCTTCTTATTTACAATTGCGAGAAAAGTTTAACAGTAATTTTGCTAAGTTATGCCAACGACTAGATAATTTATTGGCCTTGGGTAATATAGAACCCGGTATCCTCACGGGTAATTTATTGGTGGTACAAATTAACCAAAAACTTGAAGAAACTTATCAAATTCGTCTGGAAGAACAGATTAGACGATATGCCACTAAAGACCTGGTAGAAAAAATGTGGGCAATTAGCAAAAGTAACCAGTATCCCGATAATTTGCGATCGCAGATTCGGGATGGGGCAATGGAGTTAGTAAATTTACTGCGCGGGGATATTAATAAAACCCAATGGTTTGAACTGACCAGCCAGAATTCCGATCAATATTATGCCCTGCCCCTGTTTGTGTTCATTAGTGGGGAAACCCTCCGGGAATATTTTAAAAGTCAGCCAGAAGAGGAAGCAGAACGCGAGTTTCGCAGCCTACTTTCTCGCTACGTCCATTCTCTTTATCCCGCTTATAATACTCTACCCATTGGTCGGCAATATGCAGAGTTCCCTTTTTTGATTTTTCGCAGTTATAGTTTAGCGGAAATGCGGGTGAATATGTTCAGCGATCGCTATTTGTTAAATTCCCATGAATTAAACGCGGTCAATTTAATTTTATCCAAAGATGAGGCCAACAGTTAA
- a CDS encoding HNH endonuclease, translating into MPKQQVTVQQKQAVIERAKGCCEYCRSQARFATQGFSVEHIQPTSKEGQSTLDNLALACQGCNNHKYNKTEALDPVTGKIFPLFNPREQRWLDHFAWNEDYTLILGLTATGRSTVESLRLNREGLVNLRRILYKMGEHPPSESK; encoded by the coding sequence ATGCCTAAGCAACAAGTTACAGTTCAACAAAAACAGGCAGTTATAGAACGCGCTAAAGGTTGCTGTGAATATTGTCGCAGTCAAGCCCGTTTTGCTACCCAAGGATTTTCCGTGGAACATATCCAACCAACGAGTAAAGAAGGTCAAAGTACATTAGATAACTTGGCTTTAGCTTGCCAAGGTTGTAATAATCACAAATATAATAAAACAGAAGCGCTAGATCCTGTTACAGGAAAAATATTTCCCTTGTTTAATCCCAGAGAGCAACGATGGTTAGATCACTTTGCCTGGAATGAAGATTATACTTTAATTTTGGGTTTAACAGCCACCGGACGCAGCACCGTTGAATCTCTACGTTTAAATCGAGAAGGTTTAGTAAATTTGCGACGTATCTTATATAAAATGGGCGAACATCCTCCATCAGAGTCCAAATGA
- a CDS encoding CHAT domain-containing protein gives MANLCLNSYSLAYINACETAMTKMTAMETEYVGLASAFLQAGVSQVISSLWPVNDEAAGLLAIKFYQAYLAVEPAVIALNQAKTWLKTARQTLLRFMNNY, from the coding sequence ATCGCCAACTTATGCTTAAATTCCTATTCCCTTGCCTATATCAATGCCTGCGAAACTGCCATGACCAAGATGACAGCTATGGAAACCGAATATGTAGGTTTAGCCAGTGCTTTTTTGCAGGCTGGAGTTTCTCAGGTGATTTCTTCTTTATGGCCAGTCAACGATGAAGCGGCTGGTTTATTGGCGATTAAATTTTATCAAGCTTATCTCGCGGTTGAACCGGCAGTTATTGCCTTAAACCAAGCAAAAACTTGGCTAAAGACGGCAAGGCAGACATTACTCAGGTTTATGAATAATTATTAA
- a CDS encoding CTP synthase, with protein sequence MSKFVFVTGGVVSSIGKGIVAASLGRLLKSRDYSVSILKLDPYINVDPGTMSPFQHGEVFVTEDGAETDLDLGHYERFTDTSMSRLNSVTQGLIYQAVINKERRGDYQGGTVQVIPHITNEIKERIHRVAKNTNPDVVITEIGGTVGDIESQPFLEAIRQFRKDVGRNNVLYIHVTLVPWIPSAGEMKTKPTQHSVKELRSIGIQPDILVCRCDRPLSEGIKHKVSEFCDVPVECVITSPDAKSIYEVPLILEKEGLAIQAINLLKIEHRQPDLSKWQTLVDRLYQGGQPLNIAIVGKYVRLSDAYLSVVEALRHGAIANGCHLELTWVNSEDIEAEGPEKYLANIQGIVVPGGFGIRGVDGKISAIQYAREQKIPFLGLCLGMQCAVIEWGRHIANLPNANSAEFNANTDNPVINLLPEQQDVVDLGGTMRLGLYPCRITPNTLTEKLYQQEVVYERHRHRYEFNNAYRNLFLESGYIVSGTSPDGRLVEIIELPNHPFFIATQFHPEFHSRPNTPHPLFHGFTKAASYQVMGDENEG encoded by the coding sequence ATGAGTAAATTTGTATTTGTCACTGGTGGGGTGGTTTCTAGTATTGGCAAAGGAATTGTCGCTGCCAGCTTGGGGCGGTTGCTGAAGTCACGAGATTATTCAGTGTCGATTTTAAAGCTTGACCCCTACATCAACGTAGACCCCGGAACCATGAGTCCTTTTCAGCATGGGGAAGTTTTCGTGACAGAAGATGGGGCTGAGACAGACCTAGACCTGGGACATTATGAACGCTTCACCGATACCTCCATGTCCCGACTTAACAGTGTGACTCAAGGCTTAATTTATCAGGCAGTGATCAATAAAGAAAGACGAGGAGATTATCAAGGAGGTACAGTCCAGGTTATTCCTCATATTACCAATGAAATTAAAGAACGAATTCATCGCGTAGCCAAAAATACTAATCCCGATGTGGTGATTACAGAAATCGGCGGAACTGTGGGTGATATTGAATCCCAACCCTTTTTAGAAGCAATTCGCCAGTTTCGCAAAGATGTGGGACGAAATAATGTGTTATATATTCATGTAACTCTGGTGCCTTGGATTCCTTCCGCTGGAGAAATGAAGACTAAACCGACTCAACATTCTGTTAAAGAATTGCGGTCAATTGGCATTCAACCCGATATTTTAGTCTGTCGTTGCGATCGCCCTTTATCCGAGGGAATTAAGCATAAAGTTTCCGAATTTTGTGATGTACCCGTGGAATGCGTGATTACTTCTCCAGACGCCAAGAGTATTTATGAAGTACCGCTGATTTTAGAAAAAGAAGGATTAGCCATTCAAGCGATTAACTTGCTGAAAATTGAACACCGTCAACCAGATTTAAGCAAGTGGCAAACCCTAGTCGATCGCCTTTATCAGGGGGGTCAACCCCTCAACATTGCTATTGTTGGCAAATATGTCCGTTTAAGTGATGCTTATTTATCCGTAGTCGAAGCCCTCCGACATGGGGCGATCGCCAATGGTTGTCACCTGGAACTGACTTGGGTGAACTCAGAAGATATTGAAGCGGAAGGCCCAGAAAAATATCTGGCTAATATCCAAGGAATCGTAGTTCCCGGAGGTTTTGGCATTCGCGGAGTTGATGGTAAAATATCGGCCATTCAATATGCCCGCGAACAAAAAATCCCGTTTTTGGGGTTATGTTTGGGGATGCAATGTGCCGTGATTGAATGGGGGCGTCATATTGCCAATTTACCCAATGCTAATAGTGCCGAATTTAATGCAAACACAGATAATCCAGTGATTAACTTATTGCCAGAACAACAAGATGTGGTGGACTTAGGGGGAACCATGCGACTAGGGTTATATCCTTGTCGGATAACACCGAATACTTTGACGGAAAAACTTTATCAACAAGAAGTAGTTTATGAACGACACCGCCATCGTTATGAGTTTAACAATGCCTATCGTAACCTATTCCTAGAAAGTGGTTATATTGTAAGTGGAACTTCCCCCGATGGTCGGTTAGTGGAAATTATTGAATTGCCCAATCACCCGTTCTTTATTGCCACCCAATTCCACCCTGAGTTTCACTCTCGTCCTAACACCCCCCATCCATTATTTCATGGTTTTACTAAAGCGGCATCTTATCAAGTTATGGGAGACGAAAACGAGGGGTAA
- a CDS encoding UPF0175 family protein, with protein sequence MQITLEISDEAIAQASQLSDADWFREIAIAQRLGTRIALFQKELITLGRGSKIARMHPIEFQQLLASRGICIHYDMEEFEEDIQHLRDRGWL encoded by the coding sequence GTGCAAATCACTTTAGAAATTTCTGATGAGGCGATCGCCCAAGCAAGTCAATTAAGTGATGCTGACTGGTTCAGAGAAATTGCGATCGCGCAGCGTCTCGGAACGAGAATCGCGCTATTTCAAAAAGAACTGATTACCCTAGGTCGAGGCAGCAAAATTGCTAGAATGCATCCCATTGAATTCCAGCAGCTTTTAGCGAGTCGAGGCATTTGTATTCATTATGATATGGAAGAATTTGAAGAAGATATTCAGCATTTGCGCGATCGAGGTTGGCTATGA